From a region of the Vibrio orientalis CIP 102891 = ATCC 33934 genome:
- a CDS encoding sulfurtransferase: protein MSPLVTPQWLNQQLNDPNLVILDASIDFQIPGEVEKDKANFIPMSRRFDYDKVFCDPDSSLPHMMPSEERFNSLAQELGLNNDSVIVVYDNSGTFASPRAWWMLRAMGHNEVYILDGGLTEWKAAGFDTRTEYSVASAAGNFSGKLNPEYFVDAKYVVQQIDNSESLTVDARARARFNSEVAEPRAGIRSGHIPNSVCQPFAELMDKHKLKPVNELKTILKHSLSADASQTLFSCGSGVTACIVLLAAELSGYTNLAVYDGSWTEWGADSDLPISSK, encoded by the coding sequence ATGTCACCGCTTGTTACCCCACAATGGCTTAATCAGCAACTCAATGATCCCAATTTGGTTATTCTTGATGCCAGTATTGATTTTCAGATCCCGGGCGAAGTTGAAAAGGATAAAGCCAACTTCATTCCAATGTCGCGCCGCTTCGACTATGACAAAGTGTTCTGCGACCCTGATAGCTCCCTCCCTCATATGATGCCAAGCGAAGAACGTTTTAACTCACTTGCTCAAGAGTTAGGACTGAATAACGATTCTGTGATTGTCGTGTATGACAACAGTGGTACTTTCGCTTCACCAAGAGCCTGGTGGATGCTACGAGCGATGGGACACAATGAAGTGTATATTCTTGATGGCGGCCTGACAGAGTGGAAGGCGGCTGGCTTTGACACCAGAACAGAGTATTCTGTAGCGAGCGCCGCTGGTAATTTTTCAGGTAAGCTAAACCCTGAGTACTTTGTCGATGCTAAGTATGTTGTGCAACAAATAGACAACAGCGAGAGTTTAACCGTGGATGCTCGTGCAAGAGCACGCTTTAATAGCGAAGTTGCTGAGCCACGCGCAGGCATTCGCAGCGGACATATTCCAAATTCTGTTTGTCAGCCCTTCGCTGAACTGATGGACAAACACAAGCTAAAGCCGGTCAACGAACTTAAAACGATCTTGAAACACTCACTTTCTGCTGACGCATCTCAAACTCTGTTTAGCTGTGGTTCAGGCGTTACCGCCTGTATCGTTTTATTAGCAGCCGAACTAAGTGGATATACCAATCTTGCGGTATATGATGGCTCATGGACTGAATGGGGCGCCGATAGCGACTTACCTATCAGCAGTAAATAG
- a CDS encoding aldehyde dehydrogenase family protein, which produces MEKQLPLIINGKIISTEENRFEINFEEKIVKIDSFNHVHLSQMVNHDYLNDLNINNIINFLYTTGQRWKSEEYSRRRAYIRSLITYLGYSPQMAKLEANWIAMILCSKSALYDIIDTELGSTHIQDEWLPQGECYVRAFPKGRTMHLLAGNVPLSGVTSILRAILTKNQCIVRMSASDPFTAHALAMSFVDVDPNHPISRSISVLYWPHNSDTTLAEELLSHMDAVVAWGGRDAIDWAVKHSPSHIDVLKFGPKKSFTVLDHPIDLEEAASGVAHDICFYDQNACFSTQNIYFSGDKYEEFKSKLVEKLNLYQEVLPKSKQSFDDEALFSMTRLECQFSGLRVISEPGNNWMIIESEPGVEYNHPLSRCVYIHKINAVDDVVKYIEKHKTQTISFYPWESSKKYRDAFAAKGVERIVESGMNNIFRAGGAHDAMRPLQRLVRFVSHERPYKFTTKDVSVEIEQTRFLEEDKFLVFVP; this is translated from the coding sequence ATGGAAAAACAATTACCTTTAATTATAAATGGGAAAATAATTTCTACTGAAGAAAATCGATTTGAGATCAATTTTGAAGAAAAAATAGTTAAGATTGATTCCTTTAATCATGTTCATTTATCCCAGATGGTGAATCATGACTACTTAAATGATCTAAATATAAACAATATAATCAATTTTCTTTATACAACGGGGCAGCGTTGGAAAAGCGAAGAGTATTCAAGAAGAAGGGCATATATTCGGTCTCTTATTACTTATTTGGGGTATTCACCACAAATGGCGAAACTAGAAGCAAATTGGATTGCAATGATCCTTTGCTCTAAGAGTGCGCTCTACGACATTATTGATACCGAACTTGGCTCTACGCATATACAAGATGAATGGCTACCGCAGGGCGAGTGTTATGTGAGGGCTTTTCCTAAAGGACGCACGATGCATTTGCTTGCAGGCAACGTTCCTCTATCCGGTGTGACCTCAATACTGCGAGCCATACTGACAAAGAACCAGTGTATTGTCAGAATGTCAGCATCGGACCCTTTTACTGCCCATGCGCTAGCGATGAGCTTTGTTGATGTCGATCCAAATCATCCTATTTCTCGTTCCATTTCCGTATTGTATTGGCCTCATAACTCGGATACGACACTCGCTGAAGAACTACTCAGTCATATGGATGCGGTGGTTGCTTGGGGTGGGCGAGATGCCATTGATTGGGCGGTTAAGCATTCACCTTCGCACATTGATGTTTTGAAGTTTGGTCCGAAGAAGAGTTTTACCGTTCTTGACCACCCAATCGACTTAGAAGAAGCCGCATCGGGTGTTGCTCATGACATTTGTTTTTATGATCAAAATGCCTGCTTTTCTACTCAGAATATTTACTTTTCTGGAGATAAGTATGAAGAATTTAAATCAAAACTTGTTGAAAAATTGAATCTTTATCAAGAGGTTTTGCCAAAATCAAAGCAAAGTTTTGATGATGAAGCTTTATTTTCTATGACGCGTCTGGAGTGTCAATTTTCTGGATTGAGGGTTATATCAGAGCCGGGAAATAACTGGATGATAATCGAGTCAGAACCTGGAGTTGAATATAACCACCCATTAAGTCGTTGTGTTTATATCCACAAAATAAATGCAGTTGATGATGTTGTTAAATATATAGAGAAACATAAAACACAAACGATTTCTTTTTATCCATGGGAGTCTTCCAAGAAATATCGAGATGCATTCGCCGCAAAAGGAGTAGAAAGAATCGTTGAATCTGGGATGAATAATATATTTAGAGCCGGTGGTGCCCATGATGCCATGCGACCACTTCAACGTTTAGTTCGATTTGTTTCTCATGAAAGACCATATAAGTTCACCACTAAGGATGTATCTGTCGAAATAGAGCAAACCCGCTTTCTCGAAGAAGATAAATTCTTGGTTTTCGTCCCTTAA
- the tdh gene encoding L-threonine 3-dehydrogenase has translation MKIKALSKLKPEEGIWMTEVEKPEVGHNDLLIKIKKTAICGTDVHIYNWDEWSQKTIPVPMVVGHEYVGEVVGMGQEVRGFEIGDRVSGEGHITCGHCRNCRGGRTHLCRNTTGVGVNRTGAFSEYLVIPAFNAFKIPAEISDDLASIFDPFGNAVHTALSFDLVGEDVLITGAGPIGIMAAAVAKHVGARHVVITDVNEYRLDLAKKMGVTRAVNVMEEKLEDVMSELGMTEGFDVGLEMSGVPSAFNSMLTNMNHGGKISLLGIPPSDMAVDWNQVIFKGLVIKGIYGREMFETWYKMASLIQSGLDLTPIITHHYKVDDFQAGFDMMRSGMSGKVILDWE, from the coding sequence ATGAAAATCAAAGCTCTTTCTAAGCTAAAGCCTGAAGAAGGCATCTGGATGACTGAGGTTGAGAAACCTGAAGTTGGCCATAACGATCTTCTGATCAAGATTAAGAAAACTGCTATTTGTGGTACAGACGTACACATCTACAACTGGGATGAATGGTCACAAAAGACTATTCCTGTTCCTATGGTTGTAGGTCACGAATACGTGGGCGAAGTGGTTGGCATGGGTCAAGAGGTTCGTGGCTTCGAGATTGGTGATCGCGTTTCTGGCGAAGGTCACATCACTTGTGGTCACTGTCGTAACTGTCGTGGCGGTCGTACTCACCTATGTCGTAACACAACCGGTGTTGGTGTAAACCGTACTGGTGCGTTCTCTGAGTATCTGGTAATTCCTGCGTTTAACGCATTTAAGATCCCTGCAGAGATCTCTGATGATCTGGCCTCTATCTTTGACCCGTTTGGTAACGCGGTACACACTGCATTATCTTTCGACCTAGTGGGTGAAGACGTTCTTATCACAGGTGCTGGTCCAATCGGTATTATGGCAGCAGCAGTTGCTAAGCACGTTGGTGCACGCCACGTTGTTATCACTGATGTGAACGAATACCGTCTAGATCTTGCGAAAAAGATGGGTGTTACACGTGCTGTAAACGTAATGGAAGAGAAGCTTGAAGATGTAATGTCTGAGCTTGGAATGACAGAAGGCTTCGACGTAGGTCTAGAAATGTCTGGTGTACCTTCTGCGTTCAACAGCATGCTAACCAACATGAACCACGGCGGTAAGATCTCTCTACTAGGTATTCCACCATCAGATATGGCGGTTGACTGGAACCAAGTGATCTTCAAAGGTCTTGTTATCAAAGGCATCTACGGCCGCGAAATGTTCGAAACTTGGTACAAGATGGCTTCTTTGATTCAGTCAGGCCTAGATCTTACTCCAATCATCACTCACCACTACAAAGTGGACGACTTCCAAGCAGGCTTCGACATGATGCGCTCTGGTATGTCGGGCAAAGTTATTCTTGATTGGGAATAA
- the folE gene encoding GTP cyclohydrolase I FolE, whose product MSGLSESAKLVKDALEQRGLETPMAPNQFSRDEKKEKIQHHMREILSLLELDLTDDSLEETPQRIAKMYVDEIFSGLDYSNFPKITVIENKMNVSEMVRVKDITVTSTCEHHLVTIDGRAAVAYIPRGKIIGLSKINRIVRFFAQRPQVQERMTQQILVALQTLLESDDVAVTIDATHYCVKSRGVMDATSETTTTALGGIFKSNSATRHEFLHGIR is encoded by the coding sequence ATGTCAGGTCTTAGCGAATCAGCGAAGTTAGTTAAAGATGCGCTAGAGCAACGAGGATTAGAAACGCCAATGGCGCCTAATCAGTTCAGTCGAGATGAGAAAAAAGAGAAAATTCAACACCATATGCGTGAGATTCTTTCTCTATTAGAACTTGACCTTACCGACGATAGCCTTGAAGAAACACCGCAACGTATCGCGAAGATGTACGTTGATGAGATATTCTCAGGGTTAGACTATTCAAACTTCCCTAAAATCACGGTTATCGAAAATAAGATGAACGTGAGCGAGATGGTTCGCGTGAAAGACATCACCGTGACCAGTACATGTGAGCACCATTTAGTGACGATTGATGGCCGCGCGGCTGTCGCTTACATTCCTCGTGGCAAAATCATTGGCTTATCAAAGATCAATCGTATAGTTCGATTCTTTGCTCAGCGCCCACAAGTGCAAGAGCGAATGACGCAACAAATTCTCGTGGCACTGCAAACATTGCTAGAGTCAGATGACGTAGCAGTAACGATTGATGCAACACACTACTGCGTGAAATCACGTGGTGTGATGGATGCGACCAGCGAAACAACCACAACAGCGCTTGGTGGTATCTTTAAATCGAACTCAGCAACAAGACATGAGTTTCTGCACGGAATTCGATAG
- a CDS encoding glycine C-acetyltransferase: protein MSSAFYNQIQQQIEEVKEEGLYKSERVITSQQQAAVKISTGEEVLNFCANNYLGLANHPALIEAGNAGMDQHGFGMASVRFICGTQDIHKELEDKLSTFLGKEDTILYTSCFDANAGLFETILGKEDAIISDALNHASIIDGVRLCKAMRFRYSNNNMEELEQQLIAAKEAGARHILIVTDGVFSMDGVVANLPAICDLADKYGALTMVDDSHAVGFMGKTGAGTHEFHNVVDRIDIITGTLGKAMGGASGGYTSGKAEVIDWLRQRSRPYLFSNSVAPAIVSASIRVLDLLKESGELREHLWENAAHFRARMEDAGFTMGGADHAIIPIMLGDAKVAAEFAERALEKGIYVVGFSFPVVPKGQARIRTQMSAAHSREQLDRAIDAFIAVGKDMGII from the coding sequence ATGTCTTCTGCATTCTACAATCAGATCCAACAACAAATCGAAGAAGTAAAGGAAGAAGGCCTTTACAAATCTGAGCGCGTAATTACTTCTCAGCAGCAAGCCGCTGTTAAGATCTCAACAGGTGAAGAAGTACTAAACTTCTGTGCAAACAACTACCTTGGCTTAGCGAACCACCCTGCACTAATTGAAGCGGGTAATGCGGGTATGGACCAACACGGTTTTGGTATGGCGTCTGTGCGCTTCATCTGTGGTACGCAAGATATCCATAAAGAGCTAGAAGACAAACTATCTACATTCCTAGGCAAAGAAGACACTATCCTTTACACATCGTGTTTTGATGCGAATGCAGGCCTATTTGAGACCATTCTAGGCAAAGAAGATGCGATCATCTCTGACGCGCTAAACCATGCTTCAATTATCGACGGTGTACGTCTATGTAAAGCAATGCGCTTCCGTTACTCGAACAACAATATGGAAGAGCTAGAGCAGCAACTTATCGCAGCGAAAGAAGCAGGTGCTCGTCACATTCTTATCGTGACTGACGGTGTGTTCTCAATGGACGGCGTAGTAGCAAACCTTCCGGCTATCTGTGACCTAGCAGATAAGTACGGCGCGTTGACAATGGTTGATGACTCGCACGCAGTTGGTTTCATGGGTAAAACGGGCGCTGGTACACACGAGTTCCACAACGTTGTAGACCGTATCGACATCATCACGGGTACGCTAGGTAAAGCAATGGGTGGCGCGTCAGGCGGTTACACGTCTGGTAAAGCTGAAGTGATTGACTGGCTACGTCAGCGTTCTCGTCCATACCTATTCTCTAACTCTGTTGCGCCTGCGATTGTTAGCGCTTCGATCCGCGTTCTTGATTTGCTTAAAGAGAGCGGTGAGCTTCGTGAGCATCTATGGGAAAACGCTGCACACTTCCGCGCTCGCATGGAAGACGCTGGCTTCACTATGGGTGGTGCTGACCACGCAATTATCCCAATCATGTTGGGTGATGCAAAAGTAGCGGCAGAGTTCGCTGAGCGTGCACTTGAGAAAGGCATCTACGTTGTAGGCTTCTCATTCCCAGTCGTACCAAAAGGTCAAGCGCGTATCCGTACTCAAATGTCTGCAGCGCACTCACGCGAGCAGCTAGACCGTGCTATCGACGCGTTCATCGCAGTTGGTAAAGACATGGGCATCATCTAA
- a CDS encoding LysR family transcriptional regulator — protein MKNTKLIALLPDLASFILIVDEGSFTAAAKQLNVTPSALSKLVTRLETSLSVKLFERTTRKLIITRAGQQVYDQAMVMLNAAKQAVELSTSAHEEMSGALTVAAPEAFLNSVLQPHVVPFLQKYPDIQLKLRVADGEIDLIRDGIDVAFKLTDKPDENLVLREVSKTNLVLCASPDYIAQKGMPEHPTELEQHDCLYLAENDRDHIWDFFKDDEYHSVSVSGRYAVNHSQMRLTGVKNALGIGIFHDFVIADAIAQKQVVPVLSDWTIKSNYHGAIAMQYPQTKYMPARLRGFIDYITEQLRNQ, from the coding sequence ATGAAAAATACCAAACTCATCGCCCTACTTCCTGATCTTGCCAGCTTCATTCTTATTGTCGATGAAGGTAGCTTTACTGCAGCAGCGAAGCAGTTGAACGTCACCCCTTCTGCGTTGAGTAAACTGGTTACTCGGCTAGAGACATCACTGTCGGTCAAGTTGTTTGAACGAACCACTCGTAAATTGATCATCACTCGTGCGGGCCAGCAAGTTTACGATCAAGCCATGGTAATGCTTAATGCCGCCAAGCAAGCGGTAGAGCTTTCAACATCGGCCCATGAAGAGATGTCTGGAGCGCTTACCGTCGCAGCGCCAGAAGCATTTCTAAACTCCGTATTGCAGCCCCACGTTGTCCCTTTCTTACAAAAATACCCCGATATTCAGCTAAAACTGCGTGTCGCCGACGGGGAGATCGATCTTATCCGTGATGGCATTGATGTCGCGTTCAAACTGACTGACAAACCTGATGAAAACTTGGTGCTTAGAGAAGTCAGTAAAACTAACCTAGTACTCTGTGCGAGTCCCGATTACATCGCTCAAAAGGGAATGCCTGAGCACCCAACTGAGTTAGAGCAGCATGATTGTTTGTACCTAGCAGAAAACGATCGTGACCATATTTGGGACTTTTTCAAAGATGATGAATATCACTCAGTATCCGTATCAGGCCGCTACGCAGTGAACCACTCCCAGATGCGGCTAACCGGTGTAAAAAACGCGCTAGGAATTGGGATTTTCCATGATTTTGTGATTGCTGATGCCATCGCACAGAAGCAAGTCGTGCCTGTTTTGTCAGATTGGACGATTAAAAGTAATTACCACGGCGCGATCGCTATGCAATACCCGCAGACCAAGTACATGCCAGCCAGACTGCGTGGATTTATTGATTACATCACCGAGCAGCTTCGAAACCAGTAG
- a CDS encoding NupC/NupG family nucleoside CNT transporter encodes MNVLFGLIGVASLLLCAVLLSESRKSINWKTVSRALMLQVGFAALVLYFPLGQAALTSLSGGVSSLLGFADEGIKFLFGDLASTGFIFAVRVLPIIIFFSALISALYYLGIMQKVIEFIGGGIQKFLGTSKAESLVATGNIFLSQGESPLLVRPFLSRMTRSELFAVMAGGMASVAGSVLGGYAGLGVELKYLIAASFMAAPGSLMMAKIIVPERDTPVDQSDIEMDQAQDSNVIDALASGAMNGMKVAVAVGTMLIAFVSVIAMVNTGLESLGEVAGFSGITLQALFGYLFSPLAWLIGVPSNEVLMAGSYIGQKIVMNEFVAFIDFVEHKALLSEHTQVIVTFALCGFANIGSIAIQLGSIGVIAPERRSEVANLGIKAVLAGTLANLMSACLAGIFILL; translated from the coding sequence ATGAATGTGTTATTTGGCTTAATCGGTGTGGCATCTTTGCTGCTTTGTGCAGTGTTGCTATCAGAAAGTCGAAAATCAATTAACTGGAAAACAGTATCGCGCGCTTTGATGCTTCAGGTAGGCTTTGCCGCGTTAGTTTTGTATTTTCCTTTAGGCCAAGCGGCCTTAACATCACTAAGTGGTGGCGTTTCAAGTCTATTGGGCTTTGCCGATGAAGGGATAAAATTCCTATTTGGCGACTTAGCTAGCACTGGCTTCATTTTTGCGGTTCGCGTCCTTCCTATTATCATTTTCTTCAGTGCTCTTATTTCTGCCCTTTACTACCTAGGCATTATGCAAAAAGTTATCGAGTTTATCGGTGGCGGCATCCAAAAATTCTTAGGCACCAGTAAAGCAGAATCGTTAGTAGCGACAGGTAATATCTTCCTTTCACAGGGTGAATCTCCACTTCTTGTTCGTCCTTTCCTTTCTCGAATGACTCGTTCTGAACTGTTTGCTGTAATGGCTGGTGGTATGGCATCGGTAGCGGGCAGTGTACTGGGTGGTTATGCTGGCTTAGGCGTAGAGCTTAAGTACCTAATTGCAGCAAGCTTTATGGCGGCTCCGGGTAGCTTAATGATGGCAAAAATCATTGTCCCTGAACGCGATACGCCCGTTGATCAATCGGATATCGAAATGGATCAAGCGCAAGATAGCAACGTGATTGATGCCCTTGCAAGCGGTGCAATGAACGGTATGAAAGTCGCGGTTGCAGTAGGTACTATGCTTATTGCTTTCGTGAGTGTGATTGCAATGGTTAACACTGGCCTAGAAAGCCTAGGTGAAGTGGCAGGCTTTAGCGGTATTACACTGCAAGCGCTGTTCGGTTACCTGTTCTCGCCTTTAGCTTGGTTGATTGGCGTTCCTTCGAATGAAGTACTGATGGCAGGTTCATACATTGGTCAGAAGATCGTAATGAACGAGTTCGTTGCTTTCATCGATTTTGTTGAGCACAAAGCACTGCTATCTGAGCACACTCAAGTTATCGTTACTTTTGCACTGTGTGGTTTTGCCAATATTGGTTCTATCGCAATTCAGCTTGGCTCTATCGGCGTAATTGCTCCAGAGCGTCGCTCAGAAGTAGCAAACCTTGGTATCAAAGCGGTACTTGCGGGTACATTAGCTAACCTGATGAGTGCGTGTCTAGCGGGTATCTTTATCCTGCTTTAA
- the dbpA gene encoding ATP-dependent RNA helicase DbpA has product MTTSFKTLNLRPELTETLDSLGYTEMTPIQQQALPMVLAGKDVIGQGKTGSGKTATFSLGLLSNLNVKRFRVQTLVLCPTRELADQVAKEIRTLARGIHNIKVLTLCGGMPMGPQIGSLEHGAHILVGTPGRILDHMSKGRISLDELNTLVLDEADRMLDMGFEDAIDTIIDAVPEKRQTLLFSATFPDNIDSLAAKVMVNPEMVKVESTHQKSTIEQKFYKLNTTEERDDALEALLLTHKPESSVVFCNTKKEVQNVTDELGHRGFSVVELHGDMEQREREQALTMFANKSISILVATDVAARGLDVDNLDAVFNFELSRDPEVHVHRIGRTGRAGSKGVAFSFYSEKEEYRVARIDEYMDIAINASELPEKPVERAFYPKMQTIQILGGKKQKVRAGDILGALTKQAGLDGKKIGKINILAMVSYVAVEHDIVKPALKQLQTGKMKGRNFKARVMK; this is encoded by the coding sequence GTGACAACTTCATTTAAAACGCTGAACCTAAGACCTGAGCTGACTGAAACACTTGATAGCCTTGGCTACACAGAGATGACGCCAATTCAGCAGCAAGCACTGCCGATGGTATTGGCTGGCAAAGACGTTATCGGCCAAGGTAAAACGGGTTCAGGTAAAACGGCGACGTTCTCATTGGGTCTATTGAGCAACCTTAACGTGAAACGTTTCCGTGTTCAGACTTTGGTACTTTGTCCAACGCGTGAACTAGCGGACCAAGTAGCCAAAGAGATCCGTACGTTAGCGCGTGGTATCCATAATATTAAAGTGCTAACCCTATGTGGCGGTATGCCAATGGGACCACAAATTGGTTCACTTGAGCACGGCGCGCACATCTTAGTCGGTACGCCGGGTCGTATTCTTGATCATATGTCTAAGGGGCGTATTAGCCTTGATGAGCTAAATACCCTGGTACTGGACGAAGCGGACCGTATGCTAGATATGGGCTTTGAAGACGCCATTGATACCATTATCGATGCTGTTCCAGAAAAACGTCAGACACTACTATTTAGTGCAACTTTCCCAGACAACATCGATTCTTTGGCTGCTAAAGTGATGGTTAACCCAGAGATGGTTAAAGTCGAATCGACGCACCAGAAAAGTACCATTGAACAGAAGTTCTATAAACTGAACACAACAGAAGAGCGTGATGATGCACTAGAGGCTCTACTATTAACGCATAAACCAGAATCATCAGTTGTGTTCTGTAACACCAAGAAAGAAGTACAAAACGTAACAGATGAGCTTGGTCATCGCGGTTTTAGCGTGGTTGAACTTCATGGTGATATGGAGCAACGTGAACGCGAACAAGCGCTGACAATGTTTGCTAATAAGAGTATCTCTATTCTTGTTGCGACAGATGTAGCAGCGCGTGGTCTGGACGTTGATAACCTAGATGCCGTATTTAACTTTGAGTTGTCACGTGACCCAGAAGTGCACGTACACCGCATTGGTCGTACTGGCCGCGCAGGTTCGAAAGGCGTAGCATTTAGTTTCTACAGCGAGAAAGAAGAATACCGCGTTGCGCGTATCGATGAATACATGGATATTGCGATCAATGCATCAGAGCTACCTGAGAAGCCAGTTGAACGTGCTTTCTATCCAAAGATGCAGACGATCCAAATCTTAGGCGGTAAAAAGCAGAAGGTTCGTGCAGGTGACATCTTGGGCGCGCTAACTAAGCAAGCAGGCTTAGACGGTAAGAAAATCGGTAAGATTAATATCCTAGCGATGGTTTCTTACGTGGCGGTTGAGCATGACATTGTTAAGCCTGCTCTAAAGCAGTTACAAACTGGCAAGATGAAAGGGCGTAACTTTAAAGCTCGTGTAATGAAGTAA
- the moeA gene encoding molybdopterin molybdotransferase MoeA: protein MGCCDAPGLMPIEDAMEKMLSPIKPIQATLQLPLAEAIGYVLAEDILSPIFVPPFDNSAMDGYALRLADLAQNNVMPLAGKSFAGQPFHGEWPQGTCIRIMTGAKIPEGCDAVIMQENTEVTDAGIQFNQTDVKPQNNIRPMGDDIAQGATVLAKGARLTSRDIPMIATLGISHVTVVRKPRVAFFSTGDELKPLGETLAEGQIYDSNRYGIKPLIENFGCEAIDLGIIPDCPETLKATFEQAQTLADVVVTSGGVSVGEADYTKDILEELGQIGFWKLAIKPGKPFAFGKLSTAWFCGLPGNPVSAVLTMYVLVQPLLAKLAGHSEWTAPESIPAMTKSAFKKAPGRTDYQRGIYSIEDGKFVVETTGNQSSGAFRSMSLANCFVVLERERGRIEVGETVNIQLFNSTLY, encoded by the coding sequence ATGGGCTGCTGTGATGCTCCTGGCTTGATGCCGATCGAAGATGCGATGGAAAAAATGCTGTCGCCAATTAAACCTATCCAAGCGACCTTACAACTCCCCCTAGCCGAAGCAATTGGCTACGTATTAGCTGAAGACATTCTATCCCCTATTTTCGTCCCTCCATTTGATAACTCAGCAATGGATGGATACGCTCTGCGTCTGGCAGATTTGGCGCAAAACAATGTTATGCCTTTAGCGGGTAAATCATTTGCAGGACAACCGTTCCATGGCGAATGGCCACAAGGTACCTGTATTCGCATTATGACGGGCGCAAAGATCCCTGAAGGCTGTGACGCGGTGATCATGCAAGAGAATACCGAAGTGACCGATGCAGGTATTCAATTCAATCAAACCGATGTTAAGCCTCAGAACAACATTCGCCCTATGGGTGACGATATTGCGCAAGGTGCAACGGTACTGGCGAAAGGTGCTCGTCTAACTTCACGTGATATTCCAATGATCGCGACTCTCGGTATCAGCCATGTAACCGTCGTCCGTAAGCCGCGTGTTGCTTTCTTCTCAACTGGTGATGAGCTAAAACCATTAGGTGAAACACTCGCAGAAGGCCAAATCTACGACAGCAACCGTTACGGTATTAAACCTCTAATCGAAAACTTTGGTTGTGAAGCGATTGACCTAGGCATTATTCCTGATTGCCCAGAAACCCTAAAGGCGACGTTTGAACAAGCTCAAACGTTGGCTGATGTGGTCGTGACGTCTGGCGGTGTCAGCGTTGGTGAAGCTGACTACACCAAAGATATTCTTGAAGAGCTAGGGCAAATTGGTTTTTGGAAGCTAGCAATTAAACCGGGCAAACCGTTCGCGTTTGGTAAGCTTTCTACCGCGTGGTTCTGTGGTCTTCCGGGCAACCCAGTGTCTGCTGTATTGACTATGTATGTTCTGGTACAACCGCTTCTAGCCAAACTTGCTGGCCACAGTGAATGGACAGCGCCTGAATCAATTCCAGCGATGACAAAAAGTGCCTTCAAGAAAGCGCCTGGCCGTACAGATTACCAACGTGGCATCTACTCTATTGAAGATGGCAAGTTTGTGGTTGAAACCACCGGTAACCAAAGCTCTGGTGCGTTCCGCTCTATGAGCCTTGCCAATTGCTTTGTGGTACTTGAGCGTGAACGTGGTCGCATAGAAGTCGGTGAAACAGTCAACATTCAACTGTTTAACTCAACGTTATACTAG
- the moeB gene encoding molybdopterin-synthase adenylyltransferase MoeB translates to MEILSDQEMLRYNRQIILKQFDFEGQEALKQSSILILGAGGLGCASSQYLATAGVGKLTLIDDDIVELSNLQRQVLHHDSDIGVKKVVSAAQSLQQLNPHIELDTVDKRLSDDELAELITQHTLVLDASDNVETRNQLNKLCFQSKTPLVSGAAIRMEGQVSVFTYQDESEPCYQCLSALFGNAALSCVEAGVMAPVVGIIGAVQAMEAIKVIANYGTPKQGKILMLDAMSMSWREMNLMKMPSCPVCS, encoded by the coding sequence TTGGAGATCTTATCTGATCAAGAGATGCTGCGTTACAACCGCCAAATCATCCTGAAACAATTCGACTTTGAAGGCCAAGAGGCACTGAAACAAAGTTCGATTTTGATTCTAGGTGCTGGTGGTTTAGGTTGTGCGTCCAGTCAATATCTAGCAACGGCAGGCGTTGGTAAGCTTACGTTAATCGATGACGATATTGTTGAGTTATCAAACCTACAACGTCAAGTACTCCACCACGACAGCGACATTGGTGTTAAGAAGGTTGTTTCTGCCGCTCAATCCTTGCAGCAGTTAAATCCACACATCGAGCTCGACACGGTTGATAAGCGTTTGTCAGATGATGAACTCGCTGAACTCATCACACAGCACACATTAGTGCTTGATGCATCAGACAACGTCGAGACGCGTAACCAGCTAAATAAGTTGTGTTTTCAGTCGAAGACACCATTGGTTTCCGGTGCTGCGATTCGTATGGAAGGTCAAGTCAGTGTCTTTACCTACCAAGATGAAAGCGAACCATGCTATCAATGTTTAAGCGCCCTATTTGGTAATGCGGCGTTAAGCTGTGTTGAAGCTGGTGTTATGGCACCCGTCGTCGGTATTATCGGTGCGGTACAAGCTATGGAAGCGATTAAAGTTATCGCCAACTACGGCACGCCTAAACAAGGTAAAATCTTAATGCTCGACGCGATGAGTATGTCATGGCGTGAGATGAACTTAATGAAGATGCCTAGCTGCCCGGTGTGTAGTTAA